CCCTGATATGGACTATAGAGAAAGGGAAGTTCTAGAGCAGAGAAAGTGGAAGACCCCAGATGTGGACTATAGAGCTGAGGAAGGGCAGAGCATCGGCTACAGGGTGAGGCTTTCACCGCCCGACTATAGGGATCGGGAGGCCTCGGAATACAGAAGAAAGCTGATTGCAGAAAAGGATCTCCAAGAGAGAGAGACGTTAGAGCTGGAGCACCTACAGAGATTAGCAACCGCGCTCGATTATAGGCAGAGGCACGCTGCAGAAATGGAGTACAAGTTACGACTGGACGCCATACTGGAACGTAGAGAAAGGGAAGAAGAAATgctgctgagagagagagactacaccgAGCGCCTACTGAGGGAGAGGGAGGTTCTGGAACGGATGCGAGATAGGGATGCCGTGGCCATGGTCCTCAGAGATAGGGAGGCTAAGAGCTTGGCCCTTAGAGACCTGGAGGCTGCCGCGCTGCCTTTCCGGGAGAGGGAAATTTTGGATTACTCAGAGAGGGGGCTACCTGCACGGGTTAGAGAGTCTACAGACCTTGATTTACGGGTCAAAGAAGCTGACAAGGATTTCTTGGGAAGAGTGGGAGATTTGGAGTATCAGGAGAGCCTGCCTAGGAAGTACTCAGAAAGTGGAACCTTGTCCTATCAGGAGAGCCTGTCCAGACAATACTCAGAAAGTGGAACCACGTCCATCCCATATAGGCAGCAAAAGAAGACCGATCTGGAGTACATGGAGGTAGAACATCAAGAGAAAGACTCTTTAAATGCCGGGACTGTGAAAGGTACTGCAGGATTTACCTCGGTGAATAAGAAGTCTGCAGAAATGCCTTACAGACCAGGCAAGGCAGCTCATGTGAGCTATGAAAAGGGGGAGTCCCAGACCCAAAGGGCAGAATTCCCTAAACACACCGACAGAGACTACCGCGAGAAGGAGTGCGCAGACTCTGATTACCGTGGTAAAGAGAGTTCAGACTCTGACTATCGGAGCCGGGAAAATGCTGACGTAAACTACCGAGACCTGAAAACCACCAACGTAAACTACCAAGACACAAAGTCCGCCGACGTAAACTACCAGGACATGAAGCCCGCCGACGTAAAATACCAAGACTCTAAGACCGCTGATGTGAACTACCGAGACACAAAGACCTCTGATTCAGATTACCGGGAGAAGGAAAAAGTAGATTCAGATTACCGGGAGCGAGAGCGCACAGATACAGATTATCGGCGGAGCGCAGAGGATTATGTTAAAGAAAGCACCAAGAAAATGGAGACCGGAAGTAACTTTTTAGCATCCAATATGGAAAAGGACAACAAAGCGAAATCAACAGCCGATTATCCTTTGATTCCAAAGGAAATGGATGGGACGACAGGCCCCAAAAAAGTTGAAACCATTCCATTTTTGTCCTTCAGCGAGGAAGAGTTGTCATCGTTGGCCAACATAATTAATGAGGTTCAGTCCAAACCTCCCACGGAGGTTCAAGCACCAAGCAGTTCGAAACAGAGTTGTCCTGGGAAACTGGACACCGATTTCCGAGAAAGACCAAAGCCTGAAGATGTTAATAGCGGAGCCAAGGAACGGGCAGAGAAAGCTCCGGGATATGTGGCACACGGCACCCCAGAGGAGCTCTGTTCAGGCGATCAGGACTTGCGCAGTAAAGACAGCTTCCCTAAGGACCCTAACAAGGTGGAAGGCGATCAAGACTTGCGGACCAGTGGACCTGTTCAGAAGGATGAGGATCTCCGAGGTGGGGATACAAAGACCCCTGAGGAATTCTTTGCCCAGAATTCTCTACTTATGGACTTTCTGCGACTGGCAGCCAAAGAGCTAAGAGGGAAAACTAACGTGCCAGAAGCTAAAGTTGAGCCCACCACTCTCACCCCTGCCGTACCTGAGCCCAGTGCTGCTGCTGCCGCCAAAACCTTTCACCCAGATCTCGTCACCAGGCCTGCCAGACCATTAGGCCCAGGAAGCAGCCTGGCCCCAGGGATTGAATACCTGTGCGGAGAGGACACAGATTATAGGAACATGGACTTCAATGATGTTGACCTGAGAGTTAGCCACAGACCAGATAAACGTTTGGCAGAGAAAAGAGCTCGTGAAGACCCTCAGCCTGGGAGTAAGGTAGGTACAGATCATAAAGTTGCGTTGTATTACTGTACGGTGTATTGTTCCTCAAATCGCAGGTAGCAATTAAACTTCTTTTAAGTAGGGCTCCTCCCCTTACAGTGTCATGCCTATAATTGAGCAGGACCCTCCTCTTATTTTTTCATGCCTTTAATTGAATGGGGCTCCTCCCCTTCCTGTTTTGTGCCCTGCTAGAGGTGGGCTCCTCCCCTTCCTGTTTTGTGCCCTGCTAGAGGGCTCTTCCCTTTCCTGTTTTGTTCATGCTAGAAGAGGGCTCCTCCCCTTCCTGCTTTGTTCCTTTCTAGAGGTGGGCTCCTCCCCTTCCTGTTGTCTTTGAGAAGGGTTCCTAACCCCCTTCCCTGCCGCATCTTTATTAGGTCGGGCTCCTCTCTTCCTGTGTTGTCTTTTTAGactaggctcctcctcttcctgtatatTAAAGGAGAATGATGTCACTTTCCCAACAAGCCACCATGATATGAAGATCATATTGGCTTCAGCCTGCAGGTCTCCGCCAAAAGGCAGCGCCTCCTGACGCTCACCAAATCTTAATTGTAGGGTGGAGGAAATGCATCAGCGGGCATGGACTTTTGGGGGAGACTTGCAGGCTGAAGCCGATCTGATCTTCACATCATGATGGCTGATTGGAAGAGCCGCGTCTCCTCTTTACCTCAGGGTCTCGGAAATGTAATCCTTGGCTTTCAGCGATCGTCCTCTTCCTTTTTAATACCTTTGGGTAGGGCTCGTCCTGTACCATGCCTTTTGGGTAGGGCTCCTCCTCTTTCTGGGTCATGCCTTGGGTAGGGCACCTCTCACTTCCTGGGTCATGCTTTTGGGTAGGGCGCCTCTTCCTTCCTGGGTCACGCCTTTGGGTCGGGCTCCTCCTCCTTCCTGGGTCACGCCTTTGGGTCGGGCTCCTCCTCCTTCCTGGGTCACGCCTTTGGGTCGGGCTCCTCCTCCTTCCTGGGTCACGCCTTTGGGTCGGGCTCCTCCTCCTTCCTGGGTCATGGTCCTTCCTCAGCCATGCCCCTTTTGGGTAgggctcctcctccttccttcctctgccatgCCCATTTTGGGTAGGGCTCCTGCTTttcctgctgacttttattaaaaggatacttccctcaaagcggagttccaccctaaagtggaacttccgctcatcggattcctccccccctccggtgtcacaattggcacctttcaggggggaggggggtgcagatacctgtataatacaggtatctgcacccacttccgagtatagctagccgcagactccccgcccacccccgttgtgttgtgggaaatacacagttcccacaacacaacggggaccattgagaaagcgcagcgcgactcgcgcatgcgcagtagggaaccgggcagtgaagcggcaacgctttacttcctgattccctcagtgtgaatggcggcggcagcacccgagggacggctcggtctcgggtgccgacatcgctggaccccgggacaggtaagtgtccttattttaaaagtcagcagctgcagtatttgcagctgctgacatctaaattttttttttttttagtgaaactccgctttaattgtcAAACTGTTAATTTTAGATTTTGTGGGTAAGAATTGTTGTCTTAAATATATCTTATTCCATGATATTTTCTCCACCAGGATAAGGACTATCGCAGGACACCCATACCTGAAGGGGCGACAAAGATCATATGGCTGGAGGGTCTTCCCACTGGAGCCTCTCGGGAAGAGGTAGGTTGGGGGGAGGGACACAGGGAGACCTCAAATTAGGCTCAGCTAGGTTCAGCTCCGCATTGAAGGGAGATggtgttttgtttcttttgtttaataaaacatttgtttttgaaagttgtcttttttttttttttttctttttattgatatCACAAATAGGCTGATGATCCTCCTTTTGTGGTAGCATAGtgcaggtgacaggttccctttaaggaGACAGCAGGAGACTCTTCCACCCCCTAATATCATCTAtgcactttgtttttttaaatctttccTGCTCACCTTGAACGCCTGAAGAGTGGGAAGGATTGGcactcatgtgaccactgtgattggcactTATAGTGGGCACGTGATTGGGAGCTGGTTCCGCCGGCTACTGATTGTTAGTCTGGACCGAgggctgtctttgacagctcagttTCTGTGCTGGAGCTCGCAGTGAGCACGCGCTCAGCACGAAAACATCAGCCGCCCAGCGACATATGTGGCCATTAAAGCCTATCCTTTTGCCACCGCACATATGTGTTACAAAGGCAGCAACTGGTTGGGTTAATCCAGCACAGACTGCTCCTTCACCAGCCAGGGAGGGCAAAGATTGACAGCTCTGACTCAGAAAGTAGTCTGAGctgagcacttcctggttcatacTAGCCATTTGCTGATTCCCCCCCCTAGAGCGGCTGGGAGTTTGTGTACATGCTGGCATAATAGTTGTGGCAGTGAAAGTTAGGGATCGTTCACAATAGAGGTTAGGGGACGGAAAAAACCCTGTGGTTTACCGCCCCacagccagtgatggtgaaccttggcaccccagatgttttggaactacatttcccaagatgctcatacactctgcagtgcagtggagcatcatgggaaatgtagttccaaaacatatggggtgccaaggttcacgcCATCTTTGCTTtaacccctttagctgcagagacaagtGAATGGGGCCCTGCACCCCAACAATACAAAGCCTCCTCACTTCCTCTCCAGTGCCCTTCGAAGAGCGATCTGAATGCAGAACAGCCTGTAACAGTCTTAAAGACTGACAGCTGCTGTGGTAGGACAATGCACTAAGTGGTAGTAACATTTGGGGGCGTTATATGCCCAGGGAGGAATGCCCAGAACATGGACTGGTTGCATACTGTCCTAAACATTAGTACCTCTCGGTGCAccgtccagccacagcagctgttaACCTCTCAGACCTTTACAAGCAGCTGAACAGTGTGCCATCATCCCGCACCTAAACACCGGATTGTGCCCCGGGGCTAAGCacccagcgtgcatgaggccttagaaacgAATGTGGCATTATACACAGTGTGTACGACCATCTTCGTATTGTtttccttgaaacaaccacaccgtctttttccagagcagcctgtatttctcctgaggttacccaaacaattcttctggcagttgtggctgcgaTCTTTTGGTCTAGAATTTTGATTGAACAATGACTGGcacattcaaggctttggatatctttttttttatatcctcttcataaagttccattaccttgttacgcaggtcttttgacagttctctTTTGCATCCCGTGGCTCATTATCTAGCCTGCTCAGTACATCCACATGAGAgccaacaaactcattgactatgcACAGACACTAATTTCAATTCAAAAGCTACAGATGTGGAAAATTACACTTAAATTGCCAttgtaacctgtgtgtgtcaccttctgtGTCGTCTGTACCAAAACCATACATTCCAGGGGATGGAAACTTATCatcggggccatttgggggggggatttctgttatgatttaaaaaggtgCCAAATTACTAcactattatcaaaagtattgggacacctgcctttacacacacatgaactttaatgacatcccagtcttagtccgtagggttcaatattgagttggctccgccctttgcagctataacagcttcaactcttctgggaaggctgtccacaaggtttaggagtgtgtctatgggaatgtttgaccattcttccagaagcccatttgtgaggtcaggcactgatgttggaagagaaggcctggctcgcagtctccactcgaattcatcccagaggtgttctatcgggttgaggtcaggactctgtgcaggccagtcaatttacgccaccccaaactcgctcattcatgtctttattgaccttgctttgtgcactggtccaaatcatttggtctagggggggttatggtgtgggattgtattccagggttgggtttggccccttagttccagtgaagggaatttttaaggcgtcagcataccaagacattttggacaatttcatgctcccaactttgtgggaacagtttggggatgaccccttcctgttccaacatgactgcctagcagtgcacaaagcaaggtccataaagacatggatgagcgagtttggggtggaggaacttgactgacctgcacagagtcctgacctcaacccgatagaacacctttgggacaaattagactgggagccaggccttctcttccaacatcagtgcctgaccccacaaatgctcttctggaagaatggtcaaacattcccatagacacactcctaaaccttgtggacagccttcccagaagagttgaagctgttatagctgcaaagggtgggccaactcaatattgaaccctacggactaagactgagatgcccaTAAAACGCTGGGCGCTTTTGCggcccaatacctttgacaatatagtgtatgtgataataaatggcttcatattatCACTAtacttgaataaaaaataagacagggttttttttttggcgtgatcagattttcaatatcaatgccaaaatttcaccaTTTCTGCCGGTgggatgcaaacttttgagcacaactgtatgtaatgTCCATAAAGATCTGTACAtggccagtgtagtgtagtatactcCTGATACTATTAGGCAGCAGAAGCCTTAACCACTGACTGCAGATGAGATGGATCTATGGAACCATGAACATGCCAAGTACACCAAATTCTGGCTCTTCGTCTGCatagatcagaagaaatggactttCCTCAGACTGATGGTGTGTTTAAAGCCTCTAGCTGTCCCGTTTTGGTAAACCGGTGCCCCTTTGTTCCTTACTCATACCTGGCTAAAGAGGAGCATGGCATGGTGTAGTGTAGCCCATCTTTTGTTATGGTTCCCTATGTTGTATGTTCAAAGAAGGCCTTCCTCCTTAATGAGAGGTTTTTGCATTGGACAGGTGGACATCTACAGAAAAAGAAGGAAGAGGAAAGGCGAGGGGGGGGCCTtgtagcagcctttctcaaccattttaccccaggggaacccttaaagtaattttcaggtctcggggaacccctgataaaacccattaattgggggtcagtgggaacaatggcccttactttggtggtcagtgagaagaatgccctttgGTAGTAAGAATTGTCACCCTTATAGAGAGCTATAAATATCCATGGTGTCGTACCAATGGCTCCTCCAAGTGGCATTGGCTCAAAAACTATGTAGGCCCCATCAAATAGGtggtaaatcagccacagctcaaggaaccccttgccacctctggaggaatcctactgttccacggaaccctggttgagaatggctgccttaTAGTATAGGATTGTTGCAAACAGCAAAACATTGACAGCGTTTTGTAGAAATAAAACAATGACTACATCTGATGAGGAAGTGAATAACTTAAGGCCTACGTTATATGCATCCTTAGTACAACACCTATGAGAATATACCGGTCTCCTCGCAGCAGAGGTCAAGGGCGCTCTCGAAGTCTTGGGGAGTCCACTCCTAGGTCGGACGTCAGAATGGTAGGATGGACTTCATCCCTTTTAAAGTGCAAGTtctcctttacagaaaaatctgtaaggtaaacttgcacaggaccctcaGTTCCGCTGACCTGGAGCGCAGCGATCTCCCGCTCTGAGCCCTGCTATAACCACCTCAtggctccggggcttagaaatcccctcggcattcACGCGTCGTCTTTCCTGCTGAGAGGACGGGCTATGTGGGTTCTTATTGGTCggcgccaaccaattagaatgctcctaaacgtccctCCTGACGGGAGACTTTTTAGGAGATTTAACTCCAGGGATTTGTAAGCCCCGGAGCCGCGAGgaggctatagcagggctcagaacagaGATCGCCACGCTGCAGGACTGGGGGGGTGGTGAGGCGGggatcctgtgtaagttcaccttacagatttttctgtaaagttgaACTTGCCCTTTTAAGGAGCTAACCCACCAGCTTCACCTCAGTATTACTACATacagcgtcacttccggtctgcgtAATGATGTCACTAGCTCCGCCCCGACACATTTCGTCAATGtccacatgacttcctcagggggaaATAAATTACATTGGAAGCCGAAAGATCATTGCGATTAAAAGAAATCTGACAAATGGGAATATTCTCAATTAAACATTTATAAATGTTTTCTTCATCAAGAAAAGTAGTGAATGGAGTTTTGTGTCTGCAACAAGAAAGAAAAGTCTATTCAGGAATGCCCAATCCAGTATTCTTACCCTGCAGCTCCCGATGACAAGCGATGTCCAACACTGATGCAAAGAAGAAGAGCTCAGAGATCTCATGCATTAAAAGATGCACTAAAAACACAAGGCATCAACAAGCAGCATTAGAGccctatggggagggggggggggtctgcgatCATTCGATCAATCTGCTGGCTGTAACATTGTTTAATTTTGTATAATGGTTGCTGTGCAATCTCTATGCAGAAGTTGTGGGAAATGTATATAGTTCTTTATTTTGCTACTTAATAGTGTATATGATATGAGTACACATTTTAGGTTTATTTCCCAGCGGCTATTCCAATTAATGCGACTCAAGTCACAGTGACTTTTAaacaggttcctgcactactttgatgcggcTTCAGTGCGACTTGGTCCCGGAGGCTCTAATGttgcatgattttatttttttttgtggtgttagCGCAGCTGAAGCTGTGTATTCGTGACGAGTatcagtacagtttttttttttgggggggggggcactatctgGCTGTTTTTGTTGGAAGGCCCCATCTTTACAGTGAGCTCTCTGGGTATTTAGGGAGCTTAGTTCACTATCCACACAGGATACAGCCATGTGCTTATCCAAATatggtattaaagtgattgtaagggtctgtttttgtgcagctcattttgcagagagtggccccgatcctcctcttctggggtcctccggcggctctcgcagctcctccccacatcagataacccccccctagtggaagcgctctcccgagggggtttaccttgcgggcacgctcccgagtccagcattcggcgtccatagccgccgaatgtatgactcggccccggcgtcattggatttgattgacaccagcgggagccaatggcggcgctgctatcaatatatccaatcaagagccgagaaccccgggcagaggctGAGCGCGTTCCcggcgggtcaagttccagggctcaggtaagtaaaatggggggaggAGCTGGGGGGGTCTGGTCACTGATAagtgttctttcaccttaatgcataggatgcattaaggtgaaaaaacaaaggtttacaaccactttaaattggtgATTAGTGTCGTAcaaggggtacagcggtgggggtACCATCCTTACAGTGATGTTATTGTTCAGATAGGGCAGGTGCTGGGCACTCTCAGGGGATTTAGGGAGCTTAGCTCAGTAGACACACACAGGATATCGCCATGTGTTAGTGCAAGTAAGGTATTAAATTAGTGATTAGTGTCATACAAGGGTACAGCCATGGGGGTACCATCCTTACAGTGCTAGTATTGCTCAGACAGGATAGGTGGGGCAGTTGTTGGGAGCTCTTGGGGGGGATTTAGGGAGCCTAACTCGGTATACAAATGGGATGACGCGGTGTGTGAGTGTAAGTGAGATATTAGTGATTTAATATCATATgaggtacagtgtgagggggatcATCATAGTAATGATCAGAAAATGGCCAGTTGTAAGGAGCTCTCAGGGTATTTAGGGAGCTTAGTTCACTATACACACAGGATATCGCCATGTGTTAGTGCAAGTGAGGTATTAAATTAGTGATGGGTGTCATACAAGGTACAGCGATGGGGTAACCTTTTTAGTGATAATATTATTCAGACAGGGGTAGGTGGGGCAGTTGTTGGGAGCACTCAGGGTATTTAGGGAGCTTACCTCAGGATACAGCAGTGTGTTGGGGCAAGTGAGGTCCTATATTAGTGGTTTGGTAGCGTTTTTAGCAGTTATCTCATTGCTCAGACAGGGGTAGGTAGATAGTTGTTGGGGGAGCTCTTAGGAGGGTTTAGAGAGCTTAGTTCCGTATACACAAAGGTTGCGGCTTTGTTTTTCCATCTtctcattgtgttttttttctcccacaGATCCTGTGCGCGCTCAGAAGTGCGCACAACCTGCCGGAGACCAGCGTGAACCTCATCGGATACCTTCCAGGTGAGTGTACAGTTTTCTGCCAGCTATTAGATTGAAGTGCAACTGAGCTGAACTGTCCTCACGTAGTGGGGGGGGTCTTTGGGCAGAAAAATATAACTTCCTAGTAGAGCTGTACGATTAAATCGTCAAGAATCgttgtcgcaatttttttttttttgcccgttgcgatcttgacaagtgtttcacgattctttctatgcaaagatttctctctgctcttctgaagccacagccgttaaaaagaaaggaagaaaaaaaaattgtcagtctgccaagaatcacaacattctttaacaGTGGAatttaagtctaaacattgtaacaatttgtcaaaggaatagacttgtgtgtgtaaatgagggaagtttaaccacttaaacactaaacctttttctgacatttgttggtttcaagttaaaatcttctttttttttttttttgctagaaaattacttggaaccccaaacattatatatattttagtagagaccctagagaataaaatggtggttgttgcaatattttatgtcacactgtatttgcgcagcggtctttcaaatgcaattttttgggaaaaaattactttagtgaattttaaaaaaaacaaaaaacagtgaagttagcccaatttttttgtataatgtgaaagattttacatcgcgagaatcgtcatctttttattctaagcaaaaaaattgtgattctcattttggccagaatcgtgcagctctacttcctGGTGAAGTAATATTATAACCGTAGGGGCCTCATTCACAACGGAACGCCTGCCTTCAGCTTTTCTAAAGTGCAGTTTCCTTGGAAGTGCAAACAACTTATTTATGCTTCCCAGATCACTTTTTCCTGAGCGCTCAGAATTCTATTTTTCTCTCAACGCCACTAAATTGATGGCACCTAagcgcaggtaaaaaaaaaaaaaaaaaaaatcattgctttttttcttttttttatatgcttttagaAATGTCCTATATAAACATAGGTTTGGCAGTGccggtgtgaatgaagcctaaagcttCAGAACATCTTGGGAGTCTCTTCTTCAGACAGAAATGGTGCTCTATGAAAGCAAAAAATTTGCCAGAAGAGACCGGGGCTGGATTTGCCattaaaagttattaaaaaaataaaaatattcttttaCTAAGGGGTAAACTGCTGCAGACAGGAAGTGCAGACAGCTGCAGGTGCCATGTACTTGCAGCAGCTTTCCAAATCTTTCTGTCA
This portion of the Aquarana catesbeiana isolate 2022-GZ linkage group LG07, ASM4218655v1, whole genome shotgun sequence genome encodes:
- the LOC141102839 gene encoding LOW QUALITY PROTEIN: uncharacterized protein (The sequence of the model RefSeq protein was modified relative to this genomic sequence to represent the inferred CDS: inserted 1 base in 1 codon), which translates into the protein MSYNAEKMWDGPRPPFGAFRGRAGESYPPRWPHGLDPRMRGRSPLPFRGGAVPPGPPYTSQGGVPFSYRDAGMDQEGAWEESRPAPKEPMNIPRRGAQPANFRDVADMHYSEQGLAPDMDYREREVLEQRKWKTPDVDYRAEEGQSIGYRVRLSPPDYRDREASEYRRKLIAEKDLQERETLELEHLQRLATALDYRQRHAAEMEYKLRLDAILERREREEEMLLRERDYTERLLREREVLERMRDRDAVAMVLRDREAKSLALRDLEAAALPFREREILDYSERGLPARVRESTDLDLRVKEADKDFLGRVGDLEYQESLPRKYSESGTLSYQESLSRQYSESGTTSIPYRQQKKTDLEYMEVEHQEKDSLNAGTVKGTAGFTSVNKKSAEMPYRPGKAAHVSYEKGESQTQRAEFPKHTDRDYREKECADSDYRGKESSDSDYRSRENADVNYRDLKTTNVNYQDTKSADVNYQDMKPADVKYQDSKTADVNYRDTKTSDSDYREKEKVDSDYRERERTDTDYRRSAEDYVKESTKKMETGSNFLASNMEKDNKAKSTADYPLIPKEMDGTTGPKKVETIPFLSFSEEELSSLANIINEVQSKPPTEVQAPSSSKQSCPGKLDTDFRERPKPEDVNSGAKERAEKAPGYVAHGTPEELCSGDQDLRSKDSFPKDPNKVEGDQDLRTSGPVQKDEDLRGGDTKTPEEFFAQNSLLMDFLRLAAKELRGKTNVPEAKVEPTTLTPAVPEPSAAAAAKTFHPDLVTRPARPLGPGSSLAPGIEYLCGEDTDYRNMDFNDVDLRVSHRPDKRLAEKRAREDPQPGSKDKDYRRTPIPEGATKIIWLEGLPTGASREEILCALRSAHNLPETSVNLIGYLPGYSLGSVCVEFSLVEEAVGCMEANKVALSTGSALLWKDGQEGGEGAGNEGDGGWDSGGTRRGLTSEAIRLTVLVRDLKPPLTINGKTISVDLAVGQRRTEGKYGKGNKQSPGKNRKQRGQRKSYTYPGFRAEEGPSYIYDPKTGCYVDPLTDSVYNEPKSEQKRDDYPNRDPERDTKEKPSRARRGFTEETEEEEAFKRPLPPPVTAKKEEPAEPIVNPLLGLLGAYVDDSEEEEEEDEKAQVIIPPLKKTKPTSPPPPPVPNXVPKPIVIPVPKPAPKMIPKPVPKMIPKPEPKPTPATSSITDYDKMIDWKKLVCLLCRRQFPSKDTLMKHKNLSDLHKQNIAIQEKMKKSRKQLAFLQQREQEENQCIQRRLLQAKKELEMLEREEEGARQGADEGLDLEVCTFEKRKAKGADTRSDILGDKSEKKRLKSSGSPKPAGESYRENMKRLILERYKELE